The following proteins come from a genomic window of Thermogemmatispora onikobensis:
- a CDS encoding tetratricopeptide repeat protein has product DKILEENKGPLDEERVIRWMTKVCEALSYIHSRNPPIILRDLKPGNIMITPEGDVQLIDFGIARRFNPNKRTNTENLGTISYASPEHLGSITAPGQKRSPQNPGRLVQTDARSDIYSLGATMYHLLTNQEPEPMQTPAPGSIRAKNPKLRTIQVDGRIICPIEQVIIKAMQQDPAHRFQSAEAMRVALQQCLPGQAAPATIQIPAISPKATIVVPATRGQAPVPGGSPSQAPQGPGPVCPRCGLQNRPGAKFCKRDGQPLFQGAAAVPPNVRMQAQAYASLPAGVVRQPIRARPISVGAPVSNDPLAFYRRGLQDLNNRRYLEAIEEFKQALALGRPTYDVLYSLARAYRQYGQSLRDKDEKLFHENMTHAAEHFAQAANTRQNALDAYFQLGLCYLDLGLYSKAEAAFKEAQRIAPQDAAIYYQLGQVAMKQGYQREAEGYLLEGLKINPDHALILLTLGRLYSETRQYNSAIRVLQEATRCDPSHGDGWYELGRAHMRANQWNQALSALEQARQRDPERAEIYSAMATCYLKMRKKVEARQMLREALQRDPNNAEALRLQKQL; this is encoded by the coding sequence GATAAAATCCTGGAAGAGAACAAGGGGCCGCTCGATGAGGAACGGGTCATCCGCTGGATGACCAAGGTCTGCGAGGCGCTCAGCTACATTCACTCGCGCAATCCACCGATCATTTTGCGCGACCTCAAGCCGGGCAACATCATGATTACGCCGGAGGGCGACGTTCAGCTGATCGACTTTGGGATCGCACGCCGCTTCAATCCCAATAAGCGCACCAACACTGAGAACCTGGGCACCATTTCCTATGCCTCGCCTGAGCATCTTGGCTCAATCACCGCTCCGGGCCAGAAGCGCTCACCTCAAAACCCCGGTCGCCTGGTGCAAACCGACGCCCGCTCGGACATCTATTCGCTTGGGGCCACGATGTATCACTTGCTGACCAACCAGGAGCCGGAGCCGATGCAGACGCCGGCCCCGGGCAGCATCCGGGCCAAGAATCCGAAGCTGCGCACGATCCAGGTGGACGGGCGCATCATCTGCCCGATCGAACAGGTCATTATCAAAGCCATGCAGCAGGACCCGGCCCATCGTTTCCAGAGCGCCGAGGCCATGCGAGTAGCCTTGCAGCAGTGCCTGCCGGGCCAGGCAGCGCCTGCGACCATTCAGATTCCGGCGATCTCGCCCAAGGCGACCATTGTGGTACCGGCCACACGTGGACAGGCTCCCGTCCCGGGGGGGTCACCCTCTCAAGCGCCCCAGGGACCCGGGCCAGTTTGTCCTCGCTGTGGTCTCCAGAACCGTCCCGGGGCCAAATTCTGCAAGCGCGATGGTCAGCCCCTCTTCCAGGGGGCAGCAGCGGTTCCACCCAACGTACGCATGCAGGCCCAGGCCTACGCCTCACTGCCAGCAGGTGTTGTGCGCCAACCTATTCGCGCCCGCCCTATCTCTGTCGGTGCCCCGGTCAGCAACGACCCTCTGGCCTTCTATCGGCGCGGTTTGCAAGATCTCAACAACCGGCGCTACCTCGAGGCCATCGAGGAATTCAAGCAAGCGCTGGCCCTCGGGCGCCCTACCTACGACGTGCTCTATAGCCTGGCTCGAGCGTATCGCCAATATGGCCAATCCCTGCGCGATAAGGATGAGAAACTTTTCCACGAAAATATGACCCATGCCGCCGAGCACTTCGCCCAGGCGGCCAATACCCGGCAGAACGCCCTGGATGCCTACTTCCAGCTCGGCCTCTGCTATCTCGACCTGGGCCTTTACTCCAAGGCCGAGGCCGCTTTCAAAGAGGCGCAGCGCATCGCCCCCCAGGATGCCGCCATCTATTACCAGCTGGGGCAAGTGGCAATGAAACAGGGTTACCAGCGCGAGGCCGAGGGCTACCTGCTCGAAGGGCTGAAGATCAATCCCGATCACGCCCTCATTCTGCTCACCCTGGGCCGCCTTTACAGCGAAACGCGCCAGTACAACTCGGCGATCCGCGTCCTCCAGGAGGCCACACGCTGCGACCCCTCTCATGGAGATGGCTGGTACGAGCTGGGTCGCGCCCACATGCGCGCCAATCAGTGGAATCAGGCCCTCAGCGCCCTGGAACAGGCACGGCAACGTGATCCCGAGCGAGCCGAGATCTACAGCGCCATGGCCACGTGCTATCTAAAAATGCGCAAAAAGGTGGAGGCCAGACAAATGCTCCGCGAAGCCCTGCAGCGCGATCCCAATAACGCTGAGGCTCTGCGCCTGCAAAAGCAGCTGTGA
- a CDS encoding protein phosphatase 2C domain-containing protein, producing the protein MICPVCSTPNRDDAKFCKSCGRSLPREAPASESSAVSEQSIRQSQEAERTAASQGPEDPSLAPTLILTPERMMAYHSQRWQRELEEAERQQKQQQPASSGSAQEARDVADLPTILLAPGTGETQTEARGGPGPGSAATSEQPAVTRAAPSSESGSQTKPGSGELRGASAAPPPESEQAADTPVSSAVDRPAESAEPEATEDELQEGTRTAVEELSSADQPAQPEASDQTSTASAGPVTPSQPVEDASTEAAAAASSGPLESGTLLGGRYLINQLVREEEHERIYQVTDQQGYQHCWNCGSQENAEGDEFCINCGAELLGMSYLLHEFSDEQASPEIQVTGGHVVNTFIEGGRTYAVEQPQAERDPFPEGVHLIAAALSDAGIVRRDEPNEDSTLLLLLERSHESISQPVGLFIVADGMGGHASGQLASRVAINTIAERIARDLLVAPLSAEKESQQAPAPAEEEQLVLLLQEAVEEANSRLSQINQQNKTDMGCTLTGFMIVGRHSYIVNVGDSRTYMVRGGQLYQRTTDHSLVGQLVAGGLIQPDEVYTHPQRSQIFRSLGDRPNVQIDLFKQELYPGDILLSCSDGLWEMVRDPQIESILNAAPDPQTACAQLIEAANANGGEDNISAVVVFVR; encoded by the coding sequence ATGATCTGTCCAGTTTGCAGCACGCCCAATCGGGACGATGCGAAATTCTGCAAAAGCTGTGGGCGCTCGCTTCCGCGGGAAGCCCCCGCCAGCGAAAGTTCCGCCGTCTCCGAGCAGTCAATCCGACAATCCCAGGAAGCGGAGCGCACCGCCGCCAGCCAGGGGCCGGAAGACCCAAGCCTGGCCCCGACACTGATCCTGACACCCGAGCGCATGATGGCCTATCATAGCCAGCGCTGGCAGCGCGAGCTAGAGGAGGCCGAGCGCCAGCAGAAGCAGCAACAGCCAGCCAGCAGTGGATCAGCACAAGAGGCCAGGGACGTCGCCGACCTGCCAACCATCTTGCTGGCTCCGGGAACTGGCGAGACACAGACCGAGGCTCGCGGAGGCCCAGGCCCAGGCAGCGCTGCTACCAGTGAGCAGCCTGCCGTTACTAGAGCGGCCCCTTCCAGCGAGAGTGGCAGCCAGACAAAGCCAGGCAGCGGCGAACTGAGAGGTGCCTCCGCGGCTCCCCCCCCAGAGAGTGAGCAAGCCGCAGACACCCCCGTCAGCAGCGCCGTCGACCGCCCGGCGGAGTCGGCAGAACCAGAAGCGACAGAAGATGAATTACAAGAAGGGACAAGAACCGCGGTGGAAGAGCTATCATCAGCAGATCAACCTGCTCAGCCAGAGGCCAGCGACCAGACCTCTACAGCCAGTGCTGGGCCTGTTACTCCGAGCCAGCCAGTAGAGGATGCGAGTACCGAAGCAGCGGCAGCAGCGAGCAGCGGGCCACTAGAGAGCGGTACCCTCCTGGGTGGGCGCTACCTGATTAACCAGCTCGTTCGAGAAGAGGAACACGAGCGCATCTATCAGGTCACCGACCAGCAGGGCTACCAGCACTGTTGGAACTGCGGCAGCCAGGAGAATGCCGAAGGAGATGAGTTCTGCATCAACTGCGGCGCCGAATTGCTGGGTATGTCCTACCTTCTGCACGAATTCAGCGACGAGCAGGCCAGCCCCGAGATCCAGGTCACTGGCGGCCACGTTGTGAACACCTTCATCGAAGGAGGGCGCACCTACGCCGTAGAACAGCCGCAGGCCGAACGCGATCCCTTCCCCGAGGGCGTCCATCTGATCGCAGCGGCCCTCTCCGACGCCGGCATCGTCCGCCGCGATGAGCCGAACGAGGACAGCACCCTCCTGCTCCTCCTGGAGCGCTCTCACGAATCCATCTCCCAGCCAGTAGGCCTCTTCATTGTCGCCGACGGCATGGGAGGGCACGCCAGCGGCCAGCTTGCCAGTCGCGTCGCCATCAATACCATCGCCGAGCGCATCGCACGCGACCTGCTGGTAGCCCCCCTGAGCGCCGAAAAGGAGAGCCAGCAAGCACCGGCGCCAGCTGAGGAAGAGCAGCTCGTGCTTCTGCTGCAGGAAGCCGTCGAGGAGGCCAACAGCCGCCTCAGCCAGATCAACCAGCAGAACAAGACCGATATGGGTTGCACCCTGACCGGTTTTATGATTGTGGGGCGCCACTCGTATATCGTTAATGTGGGCGACAGTCGTACCTACATGGTCCGTGGCGGTCAGCTTTATCAGCGGACGACCGATCACTCGCTCGTGGGGCAGCTTGTGGCAGGCGGCCTGATCCAGCCAGACGAAGTCTACACCCATCCGCAGCGCAGCCAGATCTTCCGTAGCCTGGGCGATCGCCCCAACGTGCAGATCGATCTCTTCAAGCAAGAGCTTTACCCGGGCGACATCCTGCTGAGCTGCTCAGACGGGCTATGGGAGATGGTACGCGACCCACAGATCGAGAGCATTCTCAACGCAGCCCCGGACCCACAGACAGCCTGTGCCCAGTTGATAGAGGCAGCCAATGCAAATGGGGGAGAAGACAACATCAGCGCTGTTGTGGTCTTTGTACGTTGA